In Citrus sinensis cultivar Valencia sweet orange chromosome 2, DVS_A1.0, whole genome shotgun sequence, a single genomic region encodes these proteins:
- the LOC102615969 gene encoding phosphoglucan phosphatase LSF1, chloroplastic isoform X1, giving the protein MSNPQLSSRRTTSFPSSSSFLEKNLFSINGVPKQLSFGRDRVKVRFSKKIVRVHALSSNSNSYLKMNLNEYMVTLEKPLGIRFALTVDGKIFVHALRKGSNAERSRIVMVGDTLKKASDSSGGRFTEIKNFSDARKMLADKTGAFSLVLERPSAPFPIQPMHQLSDLDVLFNRGRTAVATWNKTILASNLEMSSEGSSNTGFAMFSTKYLAPQGRKLLDCQNGHTQLLSRKNVLSQPMNHLVCVFSEEESGDGEWAHGSFPLEEYLKALDRSKGELYYNHSLGMRYSKITEQIYVGSCIQKEADVETLSKAGITAVLNFQSGTEAENWGIDYKSINESCQKFNILMINYPIRDSDSFDMRKKLPFCVGLLLRLLKKNHRVFVTCTTGLNRSPASVIAYLHWMTDTSLHAAYNFVTGLHLCRPDRPAVAWATRDLIAMVENGKHDGPPTHAVTFVWNGQEGEDVLLVGDFTGNWKDPIKATHKGGSRYEVEIRLTQGKYYYKYIVNGQWRHSTISPTERDDKGNVNNIIIVGDTASVRPSIQQPMKDANVVKVIERPLTENERFMLAKAARCIAFSVCPIRLCPK; this is encoded by the exons ATGTCGAATCCGCAACTTTCTAGCCGCAGAACGACGTCGTTTCCGTCGTCGTCTTCgtttttggagaaaaatcttttctcCATCAATGGAGTACCTAAGCAGCTCAGCTTTGGAAGGGACAGGGTCAAGGTTCGATTTAGCAAGAAAATCGTTAGGGTTCATGCACTGTCGAGTAATAGTAATTCATATCTTAAGATGAACTTGAACGAGTATATGGTCACTTTAGAGAAACCTCTCGGCATTCGCTTTGCGTTAACTGTTGATGGCAAAATCTTCGTTCACGCTCTCAGAAAAGGA AGTAACGCTGAGAGGTCGAGAATCGTAATGGTAGGTGACACGTTGAAGAAGGCGAGTGATTCATCAGGCGGAAGGTTTACTGAGATAAAGAACTTCAGTGATGCACG GAAGATGCTGGCAGACAAGACAGGGGCTTTTAGCCTAGTCCTTGAGAGACCTTCTGCTCCTTTCCCTATCCAACCAATGCATCAGTTAAGCGACCttgatgttttatttaatagagGTCGTACGGCTGTTGCCACTTGGAATAAAACAATATTGGCATCAAATTTGGAAATGTCTTCTGAAGGTAGTTCAAACACTGGGTTTGCCATGTTCTCCACAAAGTATCTGGCACCTCAAGGGCGGAAGCTTTTGGATTGTCAAAATGGACACACTCAATTACTTTCTCGCAAGAATGTTCTTTCTCAACCCATGAACCACCttgtttgtgttttttctGAGGAAGAGTCTGGGGATGGAGAATGGGCTCATGGTAGCTTCCCATTGGAGGAATATCTTAAGGCTCTGGATCGGTCTAAAGGCGAGCTATACTATAATCACTCTCTTGGTATGCGTTACAGTAAG ATTACGGAGCAAATATATGTGGGGTCATGTATACAAAAAGAAGCAGATGTTGAGACTTTGTCTAAAGCG GGAATCACGGCGGTACTGAATTTCCAGAGTGGAACTGAAGCAGAAAATTGGGGAATTGATTACAAGTCAATCAACGAGTCTTGTCAAAAATTCAATATACTTATGATCAACTATCCAATAAG GGATTCAGATTCCTTTGACATGCGGAAGAAACTGCCTTTTTGTGTGGGACTGCTATTGCGCttgttaaaaaagaatcatcGTGTTTTTGTCACTTGTACAACTGGTCTTAATCGGTCCCCTGCTAGTGTGATTGCATACCTTCATTGGATGACTGATACTTCCCTACATGCAGcttataattttgttactgGATTGCATTTATGCAGACCTGACAG ACCAGCAGTTGCTTGGGCGACAAGGGATCTTATAGCTATGGTGGAAAATGGCAAACATGATGGACCACCAACACATGCTGTGACCTTTGTATGGAATGGACAGGAG GGCGAAGATGTATTGTTGGTTGGAGATTTTACTGGAAACTGGAAAGATCCAATTAAAGCGACTCACAAGGGTGGATCAAGATATGAGGTTGAAATTCGACTGACTCAAGGAAA ATACTACTATAAGTATATTGTCAATGGGCAATGGCGGCATTCAACAATTTCGCCGACAGAAAGGGATGACAAGGGCAATGTCAACAATATAATCATTGTTGGTGATACTGCCAGTGTGAGGCCTTCTATTCAACAGCCTATGAAG GATGCCAATGTTGTGAAGGTTATCGAGAGGCCGTTGACAGAAAATGAGCGCTTTATGCTAGCAAAAGCTGCTCGTTGTATCGCATTCTCTGTCTGTCCAATCAGATTATGTCCCAAGTAG
- the LOC102615969 gene encoding phosphoglucan phosphatase LSF1, chloroplastic isoform X3 codes for MLADKTGAFSLVLERPSAPFPIQPMHQLSDLDVLFNRGRTAVATWNKTILASNLEMSSEGSSNTGFAMFSTKYLAPQGRKLLDCQNGHTQLLSRKNVLSQPMNHLVCVFSEEESGDGEWAHGSFPLEEYLKALDRSKGELYYNHSLGMRYSKITEQIYVGSCIQKEADVETLSKAGITAVLNFQSGTEAENWGIDYKSINESCQKFNILMINYPIRDSDSFDMRKKLPFCVGLLLRLLKKNHRVFVTCTTGLNRSPASVIAYLHWMTDTSLHAAYNFVTGLHLCRPDRPAVAWATRDLIAMVENGKHDGPPTHAVTFVWNGQEGEDVLLVGDFTGNWKDPIKATHKGGSRYEVEIRLTQGKYYYKYIVNGQWRHSTISPTERDDKGNVNNIIIVGDTASVRPSIQQPMKDANVVKVIERPLTENERFMLAKAARCIAFSVCPIRLCPK; via the exons ATGCTGGCAGACAAGACAGGGGCTTTTAGCCTAGTCCTTGAGAGACCTTCTGCTCCTTTCCCTATCCAACCAATGCATCAGTTAAGCGACCttgatgttttatttaatagagGTCGTACGGCTGTTGCCACTTGGAATAAAACAATATTGGCATCAAATTTGGAAATGTCTTCTGAAGGTAGTTCAAACACTGGGTTTGCCATGTTCTCCACAAAGTATCTGGCACCTCAAGGGCGGAAGCTTTTGGATTGTCAAAATGGACACACTCAATTACTTTCTCGCAAGAATGTTCTTTCTCAACCCATGAACCACCttgtttgtgttttttctGAGGAAGAGTCTGGGGATGGAGAATGGGCTCATGGTAGCTTCCCATTGGAGGAATATCTTAAGGCTCTGGATCGGTCTAAAGGCGAGCTATACTATAATCACTCTCTTGGTATGCGTTACAGTAAG ATTACGGAGCAAATATATGTGGGGTCATGTATACAAAAAGAAGCAGATGTTGAGACTTTGTCTAAAGCG GGAATCACGGCGGTACTGAATTTCCAGAGTGGAACTGAAGCAGAAAATTGGGGAATTGATTACAAGTCAATCAACGAGTCTTGTCAAAAATTCAATATACTTATGATCAACTATCCAATAAG GGATTCAGATTCCTTTGACATGCGGAAGAAACTGCCTTTTTGTGTGGGACTGCTATTGCGCttgttaaaaaagaatcatcGTGTTTTTGTCACTTGTACAACTGGTCTTAATCGGTCCCCTGCTAGTGTGATTGCATACCTTCATTGGATGACTGATACTTCCCTACATGCAGcttataattttgttactgGATTGCATTTATGCAGACCTGACAG ACCAGCAGTTGCTTGGGCGACAAGGGATCTTATAGCTATGGTGGAAAATGGCAAACATGATGGACCACCAACACATGCTGTGACCTTTGTATGGAATGGACAGGAG GGCGAAGATGTATTGTTGGTTGGAGATTTTACTGGAAACTGGAAAGATCCAATTAAAGCGACTCACAAGGGTGGATCAAGATATGAGGTTGAAATTCGACTGACTCAAGGAAA ATACTACTATAAGTATATTGTCAATGGGCAATGGCGGCATTCAACAATTTCGCCGACAGAAAGGGATGACAAGGGCAATGTCAACAATATAATCATTGTTGGTGATACTGCCAGTGTGAGGCCTTCTATTCAACAGCCTATGAAG GATGCCAATGTTGTGAAGGTTATCGAGAGGCCGTTGACAGAAAATGAGCGCTTTATGCTAGCAAAAGCTGCTCGTTGTATCGCATTCTCTGTCTGTCCAATCAGATTATGTCCCAAGTAG
- the LOC102615969 gene encoding phosphoglucan phosphatase LSF1, chloroplastic isoform X2 — translation MSNPQLSSRRTTSFPSSSSFLEKNLFSINGVPKQLSFGRDRVKSNAERSRIVMVGDTLKKASDSSGGRFTEIKNFSDARKMLADKTGAFSLVLERPSAPFPIQPMHQLSDLDVLFNRGRTAVATWNKTILASNLEMSSEGSSNTGFAMFSTKYLAPQGRKLLDCQNGHTQLLSRKNVLSQPMNHLVCVFSEEESGDGEWAHGSFPLEEYLKALDRSKGELYYNHSLGMRYSKITEQIYVGSCIQKEADVETLSKAGITAVLNFQSGTEAENWGIDYKSINESCQKFNILMINYPIRDSDSFDMRKKLPFCVGLLLRLLKKNHRVFVTCTTGLNRSPASVIAYLHWMTDTSLHAAYNFVTGLHLCRPDRPAVAWATRDLIAMVENGKHDGPPTHAVTFVWNGQEGEDVLLVGDFTGNWKDPIKATHKGGSRYEVEIRLTQGKYYYKYIVNGQWRHSTISPTERDDKGNVNNIIIVGDTASVRPSIQQPMKDANVVKVIERPLTENERFMLAKAARCIAFSVCPIRLCPK, via the exons ATGTCGAATCCGCAACTTTCTAGCCGCAGAACGACGTCGTTTCCGTCGTCGTCTTCgtttttggagaaaaatcttttctcCATCAATGGAGTACCTAAGCAGCTCAGCTTTGGAAGGGACAGGGTCAAG AGTAACGCTGAGAGGTCGAGAATCGTAATGGTAGGTGACACGTTGAAGAAGGCGAGTGATTCATCAGGCGGAAGGTTTACTGAGATAAAGAACTTCAGTGATGCACG GAAGATGCTGGCAGACAAGACAGGGGCTTTTAGCCTAGTCCTTGAGAGACCTTCTGCTCCTTTCCCTATCCAACCAATGCATCAGTTAAGCGACCttgatgttttatttaatagagGTCGTACGGCTGTTGCCACTTGGAATAAAACAATATTGGCATCAAATTTGGAAATGTCTTCTGAAGGTAGTTCAAACACTGGGTTTGCCATGTTCTCCACAAAGTATCTGGCACCTCAAGGGCGGAAGCTTTTGGATTGTCAAAATGGACACACTCAATTACTTTCTCGCAAGAATGTTCTTTCTCAACCCATGAACCACCttgtttgtgttttttctGAGGAAGAGTCTGGGGATGGAGAATGGGCTCATGGTAGCTTCCCATTGGAGGAATATCTTAAGGCTCTGGATCGGTCTAAAGGCGAGCTATACTATAATCACTCTCTTGGTATGCGTTACAGTAAG ATTACGGAGCAAATATATGTGGGGTCATGTATACAAAAAGAAGCAGATGTTGAGACTTTGTCTAAAGCG GGAATCACGGCGGTACTGAATTTCCAGAGTGGAACTGAAGCAGAAAATTGGGGAATTGATTACAAGTCAATCAACGAGTCTTGTCAAAAATTCAATATACTTATGATCAACTATCCAATAAG GGATTCAGATTCCTTTGACATGCGGAAGAAACTGCCTTTTTGTGTGGGACTGCTATTGCGCttgttaaaaaagaatcatcGTGTTTTTGTCACTTGTACAACTGGTCTTAATCGGTCCCCTGCTAGTGTGATTGCATACCTTCATTGGATGACTGATACTTCCCTACATGCAGcttataattttgttactgGATTGCATTTATGCAGACCTGACAG ACCAGCAGTTGCTTGGGCGACAAGGGATCTTATAGCTATGGTGGAAAATGGCAAACATGATGGACCACCAACACATGCTGTGACCTTTGTATGGAATGGACAGGAG GGCGAAGATGTATTGTTGGTTGGAGATTTTACTGGAAACTGGAAAGATCCAATTAAAGCGACTCACAAGGGTGGATCAAGATATGAGGTTGAAATTCGACTGACTCAAGGAAA ATACTACTATAAGTATATTGTCAATGGGCAATGGCGGCATTCAACAATTTCGCCGACAGAAAGGGATGACAAGGGCAATGTCAACAATATAATCATTGTTGGTGATACTGCCAGTGTGAGGCCTTCTATTCAACAGCCTATGAAG GATGCCAATGTTGTGAAGGTTATCGAGAGGCCGTTGACAGAAAATGAGCGCTTTATGCTAGCAAAAGCTGCTCGTTGTATCGCATTCTCTGTCTGTCCAATCAGATTATGTCCCAAGTAG
- the LOC102615666 gene encoding uncharacterized protein LOC102615666 has protein sequence MQQQQDGSLSMSSAAVSFCPSFNSYASERIVNIAAKVSEEFRDEESKSESKVLLEEEEEEEEYVDEDDEFEFVSTIADLDSRLFLDGEIRQVFPVFNRSLLLNEVCDDHDRGNEGGHAAAALKKLFIDDHDDDDDDDAGRQASSSSSSSSDEDEPEPEPNMNVTFCIWSPKRNNNPTSSASPLQSPSRCKKSNSTGSSSSSTPSKKWFKLRDLLRRSNSDGKDSFVFLNKPKNNNNNNNKNSSSNNSHADSSKEKKVKSGKSKAKAKTKAQAAAVSAHEAFYVKNRAIKQGDKKKSYLPYRQDLLGVFATYNGLAKTLPPSF, from the coding sequence ATGCAACAGCAACAAGACGGGAGCTTGAGTATGAGCTCCGCTGCGGTGTCGTTTTGCCCCAGTTTCAACAGCTACGCTTCCGAAAGAATAGTGAACATCGCCGCCAAAGTTAGCGAAGAGTTTCGAGATGAAGAATCGAAATCCGAATCAAAAGTTCtattagaagaagaagaagaagaagaagaatatgtagatgaagatgatgaattcGAGTTTGTTTCTACGATCGCAGATCTCGATTCCAGGTTGTTTCTCGACGGCGAGATCCGTCAGGTTTTTCCAGTGTTCAATCGCAGTCTTTTATTAAACGAAGTTTGCGACGATCATGATCGAGGAAACGAAGGGGGACACGCGGCGGCGGCGTTGAAGAAGTTGTTTATTGATGAtcacgatgatgatgatgatgatgatgctgGCAGGCAagcgtcgtcgtcgtcgtcgtcttCATCGGACGAAGACGAACCGGAACCGGAACCGAATATGAACGTAACTTTCTGCATTTGGTCGCCAAAGAGAAATAACAATCCAACATCGTCGGCGTCGCCGTTGCAGTCGCCGAGTCGATGCAAGAAGAGCAACTCAACTGGATCGTCGTCGTCGTCAACGCCGTCGAAGAAATGGTTTAAACTCCGCGATTTGCTGAGGAGAAGCAACAGCGACGGCAAAGACTCGTTTGTGTTTTTGAATAAACcgaagaataataataacaacaacaataaaaacagcagcagcaacaacagcCACGCTGATTCTtcgaaagagaaaaaagtcaaatccggcaaatcaaaagcaaaagccaAAACAAAGGCACAAGCAGCCGCCGTGTCAGCGCACGAAGCCTTTTATGTGAAGAACAGAGCGATTAAACAAGGTGACAAGAAGAAATCTTATTTACCTTATCGGCAAGATTTGCTTGGAGTTTTTGCTACTTACAATGGATTAGCCAAAACTTTGCCACCGTCCTTTTga
- the LOC102615375 gene encoding probable phospholipid-transporting ATPase 8, with amino-acid sequence MPGERKRKILFSKIYSFACWKPPFSDDHAQIGQRGFARVVYCNDPDNPEVVQLNYRGNYVSTTKYTAANFIPKSLFEQFRRVANIYFLVVAFVSFSPLAPYSAPSVLAPLIVVIGATMAKEGVEDWRRRKQDIEANNRKVKVYGQDHTFVETKWKNLRVGDLVKVHKDEYFPADLLLLSSIYEDGICYVETMNLDGETNLKLKRSLEATNHLRDEESFQKFTAVIKCEDPNERLYSFVGTLQYEGKQYPLSPQQILLRDSKLKNTDYVYGVVVFTGHDTKVMQNATDPPSKRSKIERKMDKIVYLLFSTLILISSTGSVFFGIETKRDIDGGKIRRWYLQPDDATVFYDPRRAPLAAFLHFLTGLMLYGYLIPISLYISIEIVKVLQSVFINHDRDMYYEDTDKPARARTSNLNEELGQVDTILSDKTGTLTCNSMEFVKCSVAGVAYGRVMTEVERTLAKRKGERTFEVDDSQTDAPGLNGNIVESGKSVKGFNFRDERIMNGQWVNEPHSDVIQKFFRVLAICHTAIPDVNEETGEISYEAESPDEAAFVIAAREVGFQFFGSSQTSISLHELDPVSGQKVNRVYELLHVLEFTSSRKRMSVMVRNPENQLLLLCKGADSMMFERLSKHGRQFEAETRRHINRYAEAGLRTLVIAYRELGEDEYRIWENEFLKAKTSVTSDREALVASAAEKIERDLILLGATAVEDKLQKGVPECIDKLAQAGIKVWVLTGDKMETAINIGYACSLLRQEMKQIVITLDSPDMEALEKQGDKENITKVSLESVTKQIREGISQVNSAKESKVTFGLVIDGKSLDFALDKKLEKMFLDLAIDCASVICCRSSPKQKALVTRLVKGTGKTTLAIGDGANDVGMLQEADIGVGISGVEGMQAVMSSDYAIAQFRFLERLLLVHGHWCYRRISMMICYFFYKNLTFGFTLFWYEAYASFSGRPAYNDWYMSCYNVFFTSLPVIALGVFDQDVSARLCLKYPLLYQEGVQNILFSWPRILGWMSNGVLSAIIIFFFTTNSIFNQAFRKDGHAVDYEVLGVAMYSSVVWAVNCQMALSINYFTWIQHFFIWGSIALWYIFLVVYGSLPPTFSTTAYKVLVEACAPSILYWLTTLLVVVSTLLPYFLYRAFQTRFRPMYHDLIQRQRLEGSETEISSQTEVSSELPAQVEIKMQHLKANLRQRNQ; translated from the exons ATGCCAGGggagaggaagaggaagattCTTTTTAGCAAAATTTATTCGTTTGCATGTTGGAAGCCTCCATTTAGTGATGATCATGCTCAAATTGGGCAAAGAGGTTTCGCAAGAGTAGTTTATTGTAATGATCCTGATAACCCAGAAGTAGTGCAGCTGAATTATAGGGGGAATTATGTATCCACCACCAAGTATACGGCGGCTAACTTTATTCCGAAGTCTTTGTTTGAGCAGTTTAGAAGAGttgcaaatatatattttcttgtagtggCTTTTGTTTCATTTAGTCCGTTAGCGCCCTATTCAGCACCTAGTGTCCTGGCACCTCTAATTGTGGTCATTGGAGCCACTATGGCCAAGGAAGGCGTAGAAGATTGGAGGCGAAGAAAGCAG GATATAGAAGCGAACAATCGAAAGGTCAAAGTATATGGTCAAGATCATACTTTTGTTGAGACCAAATGGAAGAATCTCCGAGTAGGAGACCTTGTTAAGGTGCATAAAGATGAATATTTTCCTGCTGATCTTCTTCTGCTTTCATCAATCTATGAGGATGGTATATGCTATGTTGAAACAATGAACCTTGACGGAGAGACCAATCTGAAACTGAAGCGCTCCTTGGAGGCGACAAACCACTTACGTGACGAAGAATCCTTTCAGAAGTTCACAGCAGTTATCAAGTGTGAGGACCCAAATGAACgtctttattcttttgttgGGACACTACAGTATGAAGGCAAACAATATCCGCTTTCCCCACAGCAGATTCTTTTGAGGGATTCCAAGCTTAAAAATACTGATTATGTCTATGGTGTGGTTGTTTTTACTGGACATGACACAAAAGTGATGCAGAATGCAACAGATCCTCCTTCCAAGAGGAGTAAGATTGAGAGGAAAATGGATAAGATTGTGTATCTCCTTTTTAGCACTCTAATTTTGATATCGTCAACTGGATCTGTGTTTTTCGGAATTGAAACTAAAAGAGACATTGATGGTGGAAAGATTAGAAGATGGTATCTTCAACCAGATGATGCAACTGTGTTCTATGACCCCAGAAGAGCACCACTTgctgcatttcttcatttccTGACAGGCCTTATGTtgtatggatatttaataccAATATCATTATACATTTCCATTGAGATTGTCAAGGTTTTACAAAGCGTTTTCATCAACCATGATCGGGATATGTACTATGAGGATACAGACAAGCCAGCACGTGCTCGAACATCTAATTTGAATGAGGAACTTGGTCAGGTTGACACTATACTATCTGACAAAACAGGTACTTTGACATGTAACTCCATGGAATTTGTCAAATGTTCAGTAGCAGGTGTTGCTTATGGCCGTGTCATGACAGAAGTAGAGAGGACATTGGCCAAGAGAAAAGGTGAAAGGACATTCGAAGTTGACGATTCTCAAACTGATGCGCCAGGCCTGAATGGTAATATTGTTGAGTCAGGAAAATCAGTTAAGGGTTTTAACTTCAGGGATGAACGTATAATGAATGGACAGTGGGTTAATGAACCTCACTCAGATGTTATACAGAAGTTCTTTCGGGTGTTAGCAATTTGCCATACTGCAATACCTGATGTAAATGAAGAAACAGGTGAAATTTCTTACGAAGCCGAGTCACCAGATGAGGCAGCCTTTGTCATTGCTGCAAGGGAGGTTGGCTTTCAGTTCTTTGGAAGCTCACAAACGAGCATCTCATTGCATGAATTAGATCCTGTGAGTGGTCAAAAGGTTAATAG gGTATATGAGCTTCTTCATGTCTTGGAGTTCACAAGTTCTCGCAAAAGAATGTCTGTAATGGTGAGGAATCCGGAGAATCAGTTGCTACTTCTCTGCAAGGGTGCAGACAG TATGATGTTTGAAAGGCTATCAAAACATGGACGGCAGTTTGAGGCTGAGACCAGACGTCACATCAACAGATATGCTGAGGCTGGTTTAAGAACCTTGGTAATTGCATATCGGGAACTTGGTGAAGATGAGTACAGAATATGGGAAAACGAGTTTCTGAAGGCCAAAACTTCTGTAACTTCAGACCGAGAAGCATTAGTGGCTTCAGCTGCGGAGAAGATTGAAAGGGATTTAATTCTTCTTGGTGCTACTGCCGTTGAAGACAAGCTACAAAAAGGG GTTCCGGAGTGCATTGACAAGCTCGCTCAGGCTGGAATTAAAGTATGGGTATTAACTGGTGACAAAATGGAAACTGCAATAAATATTGG GTATGCATGTAGTCTACTGAGAcaagaaatgaaacaaatcGTGATCACGCTAGATTCGCCAGATATGGAGGCTTTGGAGAAGCAAGGGGATAAGGAGAACATCACGAAG GTTTCACTTGAAAGTGTGACCAAGCAAATAAGAGAAGGGATATCTCAAGTTAATTCGGCTAAAGAAAGTAAAGTTACATTTGGTTTGGTTATTGATGGCAAGTCATTGGACTTTGCTCTGGACAAGAAGCTTGAGAAGATGTTCTTGGATCTTGCAATTGATTGTGCTTCAGTTATATGCTGTCGTTCTTCACCCAAACAAAAAGCTCTT GTTACAAGACTGGTGAAAGGAACAGGTAAAACAACCCTAGCAATTGGGGATGGGGCAAATGATGTTGGCATGCTTCAAGAGGCTGATATTGGAGTTGGCATTAGTGGTGTTGAAGGGATGCAG GCTGTCATGTCGAGTGATTACGCGATAGCTCAATTTCGTTTTCTAGAACGTCTGTTGCTGGTGCATGGACATTGGTGTTACAGGCGAATATCAATGATG ATATGCTATTTcttttacaagaatttaacGTTTGGGTTCACTTTATTTTGGTATGAGGCGTATGCTTCATTTTCCGGTCGTCCTGCTTACAACGATTGGTACATGTCATGCTATAATGTCTTCTTCACTTCGCTTCCTGTTATCGCTCTTGGTGTTTTTGATCAGGATGTTTCTGCACGACTTTGCCTGAAG TATCCTTTGTTGTATCAAGAGGGAGTACAAAACATCCTCTTCAGCTGGCCTCGCATTCTTGGATGGATGTCTAATGGAGTTCTTAGTGCCAtaattatcttcttcttcaccaCGAACTCCATTTTTAACCAAGCATTCCGAAAAGATGGTCATGCAGTTGATTATGAAGTGCTTGGAGTCGCAATGTACTCCAGCGTAGTGTGGGCTGTAAATTGCCAAATGGCTCTCTCCATCAACTACTTCACTTGGATCCAGCACTTCTTCATCTGGGGAAGCATTGCCTTGTGGTACATATTTCTGGTGGTTTACGGCTCTCTCCCGCCAACATTTTCTACGACGGCATACAAGGTTCTTGTAGAAGCCTGCGCTCCTAGTATACTCTATTGGCTCACTACCCTTCTGGTCGTGGTTTCGACACTTCTGCCATACTTTCTCTACAGGGCTTTTCAGACACGGTTTCGACCAATGTACCATGATCTAATACAAAGGCAACGATTGGAAGGTTCAGAGACTGAAATTTCTAGCCAGACTGAAGTTTCTAGCGAGTTGCCGGCCCAGGTTGAAATCAAAATGCAACATCTGAAGGCAAATCTGCGGCAGAGGAACCAATGA